ATCATCTCCAATATTAAATATAAGGTCCCAGTTAAAACTACTTGTAAGTTCAAACTTATCGGACGAATCGAGGAAGTTGAAGATGAATTTGTGGTCCGAATCAGGTATTACTCTTAGAAGTCTTCCGGAAGGCTTGTAGACCACTCCATTGATTGAAGGTATCCAGGAAGCCTTGTTAAGACCAAGATCATCGTAACGGTAGTCAGACCAATCTCTGGGATAATTTCCATGGTTTTCAAAGAACTCCTGGATAAGTTGTATCAAACCATTGCTAATCTCCTCAAAACTCGACCCGAATTCAGTGAGCGGAACCGCCGAATCTGGTCCGAAAAGACTGTAATAGATTACTTCTGAGTTCAACGAATCCTCCTGCAAACCGTTTCCAAGAAAGACATAATCATCTATTTCGAAAGGAACTCCCTGCCTTGAATCAGTGAGAATCTCCGACACACTCTCAAAATCCACTTCGCGGTTAGTGAAGACAAAGTAGATGTATTCACCGTCTTCATTCTCCTTCCACGCAGCCCCAAACGAAGTAGAGTCGACATTCCTCCCGAGTTCGTCAATCGACTCAGGTAAA
The sequence above is drawn from the Mesotoga infera genome and encodes:
- a CDS encoding type II secretion system protein; translation: MIEECFGDDRRKGFSIVELLIVLSVVAALIAVIAPIGTNTLRKSAAVSVARDLKMLSNALSNKIYLDGDLPESIDELGRNVDSTSFGAAWKENEDGEYIYFVFTNREVDFESVSEILTDSRQGVPFEIDDYVFLGNGLQEDSLNSEVIYYSLFGPDSAVPLTEFGSSFEEISNGLIQLIQEFFENHGNYPRDWSDYRYDDLGLNKASWIPSINGVVYKPSGRLLRVIPDSDHKFIFNFLDSSDKFELTSSFNWDLIFNIGDDSSDTGHWYLNSIEGRKIDISTLKIVKVE